The Motacilla alba alba isolate MOTALB_02 chromosome 27, Motacilla_alba_V1.0_pri, whole genome shotgun sequence genome includes a window with the following:
- the CD79B gene encoding B-cell antigen receptor complex-associated protein beta chain, with the protein MAGLGTRLWLLPVTLWLLPLLTGGTPADKNSTGNSTDGMCPPVHQNVRYVAVKKNMPIYLVCYSQEPQLMQWYKTAEDRDDFSVLDQSTTSYHIKRTNTSINLTLLRTSSEDSGIYVCDWKGLTQKEKLHSCGTELRVMGTSSIKQFQNRNTLKDAIIIIQSILLVVFISIPILLFLDKGEDKKTPEEDHTYEGLEVEQMATYEDITPFRDVKAKWTVGEHPGEE; encoded by the exons ATGGCTGGTCTGGGCACgaggctctggctgctcccagtgaccctctggctgctgcctctgctcacaG GTGGGACCCCAGCAGACAAGAACAGcactgggaacagcacag ATGGCATGTGTCCCCCGGTGCACCAGAACGTGCGGTACGTGGCCGTCAAGAAGAACATGCCCATCTACCTCGTCTGCTACTCCCAGGAGCCCCAGCTCATGCAGTGGTACAAGACAGCAGAGGACAGGGACGACTTCTCTGTGCTGGATCAGAGCACAACTAGCTACCACATCAAGAGGACGAACACTTCCATCAACCTCACCCTCCTCAGGACCAGCTCCGAGGACAGTGGGATCTATGTGTGTGACTGGAAGGGCCTGACGCAGAAGGAGAAGCTGCACTCGTGTGGGACAGAGCTCCGGGTCATGG gcacCAGCAGCATTAAGCAGTTCCAGAACAGGAACACACTGAAAGAcgccatcatcatcatccagTCCATCCTGCTCGTCGTCTTCATCAGCATCCCCATCCTCCTCTTCCTAGACAAG GGTGAAGACAAGAAGACCCCAGAGGAGGACCACACCTATGAG gggctggaggtggaGCAGATGGCCACCTACGAGGACATCACTCCTTTCCGGGACGTGAAGGCCAAGTGGACGGTGGGGGAGCACCCAGGTGAAGAGTGA